One Halarcobacter ebronensis genomic window carries:
- a CDS encoding methyl-accepting chemotaxis protein, with protein sequence MNNLSTKFKLSILIIVTLIALLILGILSISQLQKVNNGLNTVYNDRVVPLEQLKIIADEYAIDIVDTTHQTRNKNISFEKCIENITNAQEKINKNWSSYISTELTKDEQKLANETQELMKVGSVIAEKIKAACEEKDFDLVTKITIEDLYPKIDPIGEKISQLIELQLKVAKEETNKAIEIYNTSKIITIATIAIALIIIVLLAFLIITDITNKLNLFKEGLLSFFAYLNREKNDVEKIKIDSKDEFGQMSKAVNENIEKTKQGIEEDKKLINEAINVLGEFEQGDLSQRLNINVKNPALTELKNVLNQMANILETNIQNILTILDQYSNYNYKNKISVSQLKKHLLALANGVNNLGDSITSMLIENKSNGLTLDKSSDILLANVDELNDSSNEAASSLEETAAALEEITSNIRQNTENIAKMSKFSNEVTNSASNGEKLANETTNSMDDINEQVTAISEAITVIDQIAFQTNILSLNAAVEAATAGEAGKGFAVVAQEVRNLASRSAEAAKEIKSLVENATAKANGGKEIANNMIKGYKVLNENISHTVNLISDIENASKEQLLGIEQINDAVTQLDQQTQKNAMVASQTHDVALITDEIAKLIVKKADEKEFNGKDEVKASDIEKKRN encoded by the coding sequence ATGAATAATCTCTCAACTAAGTTTAAGTTGTCAATACTAATAATTGTTACATTAATTGCACTTTTAATATTAGGAATATTGTCCATTTCCCAATTACAAAAAGTAAATAATGGCTTAAATACCGTTTATAATGATCGTGTTGTTCCCCTTGAACAACTTAAAATAATTGCAGATGAGTATGCAATTGATATTGTAGATACTACACATCAAACAAGAAACAAAAATATAAGCTTTGAAAAATGTATTGAAAATATTACAAATGCACAAGAAAAAATTAATAAAAACTGGAGTTCTTATATTTCAACAGAATTAACAAAAGATGAACAAAAACTTGCAAATGAAACTCAAGAGTTGATGAAAGTAGGAAGTGTTATTGCAGAAAAAATTAAAGCTGCATGTGAAGAGAAAGATTTTGATTTAGTAACTAAAATTACAATTGAAGATTTATATCCAAAAATTGATCCAATAGGTGAAAAAATATCTCAACTTATAGAATTACAATTAAAAGTGGCAAAAGAAGAAACGAATAAAGCAATCGAAATTTATAATACAAGTAAAATTATCACAATAGCAACAATTGCGATTGCTCTTATTATAATCGTGCTTTTGGCTTTTTTAATTATCACAGATATAACAAATAAATTAAATCTTTTTAAAGAGGGATTACTTTCATTTTTTGCTTATTTAAACAGAGAAAAAAATGATGTGGAAAAAATCAAAATTGATAGTAAAGATGAATTTGGACAGATGTCAAAAGCTGTAAATGAAAATATAGAAAAAACAAAACAGGGTATTGAAGAGGATAAAAAACTAATTAATGAAGCAATTAATGTTTTAGGAGAGTTTGAACAAGGAGATTTATCTCAAAGATTAAATATAAATGTAAAAAATCCTGCATTAACTGAACTTAAAAATGTTCTAAATCAAATGGCAAATATTTTAGAAACAAATATTCAAAATATACTAACTATTTTAGATCAATATAGTAACTACAATTATAAAAATAAAATATCAGTTTCTCAATTAAAAAAACATCTTTTAGCTTTAGCTAATGGGGTGAATAATCTAGGTGATTCAATCACTTCTATGCTTATTGAGAATAAATCAAATGGATTAACTCTAGATAAAAGTTCAGATATTCTTTTGGCAAATGTGGACGAACTGAACGATAGTTCAAATGAAGCAGCTTCGTCTCTTGAAGAAACAGCAGCTGCATTAGAAGAGATAACAAGCAATATAAGACAAAATACAGAAAATATTGCAAAAATGTCAAAGTTTTCAAATGAAGTTACAAATTCTGCTTCAAATGGGGAAAAACTTGCAAATGAAACAACTAACTCAATGGATGATATAAATGAACAAGTAACAGCAATAAGTGAAGCTATTACAGTGATTGATCAAATTGCATTTCAAACAAATATTTTATCTCTTAATGCTGCTGTTGAAGCTGCTACTGCTGGGGAAGCTGGAAAAGGTTTCGCTGTCGTTGCCCAAGAGGTTAGAAATCTAGCTTCTAGATCTGCTGAAGCTGCTAAAGAGATTAAATCTTTAGTTGAAAATGCAACAGCGAAAGCAAATGGAGGAAAAGAGATTGCAAATAATATGATAAAAGGATATAAAGTTCTAAATGAAAATATTTCCCATACAGTAAATCTAATTTCAGATATCGAAAATGCTTCAAAAGAACAATTATTGGGAATTGAACAAATAAACGATGCAGTTACACAATTAGATCAACAAACACAAAAAAATGCGATGGTTGCTTCACAAACTCATGATGTAGCACTAATCACAGATGAAATTGCAAAACTTATTGTAAAAAAAGCAGATGAAAAAGAATTTAATGGGAAGGATGAAGTTAAAGCTTCAGATATAGAAAAAAAGAGGAATTAA
- a CDS encoding ABC transporter ATP-binding protein, with product MLKVDNYSSNILQNISFDLKEDENLIILGQNGAGKSTLAKVLSYLVKSDRVELLGKNISKLEDKRRAEYINYIPPKLEVFDDYITVYELLELSFICEVDKKRVDEVIKLIGIEEIKHRSCQELSSGEKQLLLLASSMIHNAKITIFDELTANMDISRVKEVYTLFKMPYLKQKIIITHNLDLAYHLKYKILYLKNGKIEFFGTSQEFFSSENLSKFYNNSLKIVNDHLVVNL from the coding sequence ATGTTAAAAGTAGATAACTATTCAAGTAATATTTTACAAAATATCTCTTTTGATTTAAAAGAGGATGAAAATTTAATAATACTTGGTCAAAATGGTGCGGGAAAATCTACGTTAGCCAAAGTTTTATCTTATCTTGTAAAAAGTGATAGAGTTGAACTTTTGGGCAAAAATATCTCTAAATTGGAAGATAAAAGAAGAGCAGAGTATATAAACTATATTCCACCTAAGTTAGAGGTTTTTGATGACTATATTACTGTTTATGAGTTGTTAGAGCTCTCTTTTATTTGTGAAGTGGATAAAAAAAGAGTAGATGAAGTAATAAAACTTATAGGAATTGAAGAGATAAAACATAGATCTTGTCAAGAGTTAAGTAGTGGAGAAAAACAGCTTCTTTTGTTGGCTTCTAGTATGATACACAATGCAAAAATAACTATTTTTGATGAACTAACAGCAAATATGGATATCTCAAGGGTAAAAGAGGTTTATACCCTTTTTAAAATGCCATATTTAAAACAAAAGATTATTATTACCCATAATCTTGATTTGGCATATCATTTAAAGTACAAAATTCTCTATTTAAAAAATGGAAAAATAGAGTTTTTTGGAACTTCGCAAGAGTTTTTTTCAAGTGAAAATCTCTCTAAGTTTTATAACAACTCTTTAAAGATTGTAAATGATCATTTGGTGGTAAATTTATGA
- a CDS encoding cobalt-precorrin-4/precorrin-4 C(11)-methyltransferase, translated as MVYFIGAGCGDPDLVTVKAQKILQKADAVLYTGSLVPKEVLSWCKKDAIIEDSQEMRYPEIFDFLKKHKNKIIARVHTGDPSLYSTIAKQIDFLQKEKINYKVIPGITAAFGAAASLGIEYTIPGVSQTIILSRLEGRTPNPEKLENLLACRHSSFVFYLSIQLLKNLKRKALEMSYSPDTPCWVVEKATWMEEEIYKGTISTIEEQVQHIKGVALILFGDFLHQDEKEESHLYVSPLVKELERLKKQK; from the coding sequence ATGGTATATTTTATAGGTGCTGGATGTGGAGATCCAGATTTAGTAACAGTTAAAGCTCAAAAAATACTTCAAAAAGCTGATGCAGTTTTATATACAGGTTCACTAGTTCCAAAAGAGGTATTATCTTGGTGCAAAAAAGATGCAATAATAGAAGATTCTCAAGAGATGAGATACCCTGAAATATTTGATTTTCTAAAAAAACATAAGAATAAAATTATTGCCAGAGTTCACACAGGAGATCCCTCTTTATACTCAACAATAGCAAAACAGATAGATTTTTTGCAAAAAGAGAAGATTAACTATAAGGTAATTCCAGGAATTACAGCCGCTTTTGGAGCTGCTGCTAGTTTAGGAATAGAATACACAATTCCAGGAGTGTCTCAAACAATTATCCTTTCAAGATTGGAAGGAAGAACTCCAAATCCTGAAAAACTTGAAAATCTACTTGCTTGCAGACACTCTTCTTTTGTTTTTTATTTATCAATACAACTTCTAAAAAATCTTAAAAGAAAAGCTTTAGAGATGAGTTATAGTCCAGATACTCCTTGTTGGGTTGTGGAAAAAGCAACTTGGATGGAAGAGGAGATATATAAAGGAACAATCTCTACAATTGAAGAGCAAGTTCAACATATTAAAGGTGTGGCACTTATTCTTTTTGGTGATTTTCTTCATCAAGATGAAAAAGAGGAGTCTCACTTATATGTAAGTCCTTTGGTAAAAGAGCTAGAGAGGTTAAAAAAACAAAAATGA
- the cbiB gene encoding adenosylcobinamide-phosphate synthase CbiB yields the protein MYFSTALIAYIIDYFFAEFEKIKFLKHPIIFIGDYIKWFEKRFYLDNIYRGFILTLSLLCIVFSITYIFTLVDNVLFQGFLCSFAISSKMLYESVKNVINSSNPKYAISMLVSRDTKEMKQSEINKAAIETYAENLSDGVIAPLFYMICFGLVGAFIYKAINTLDSMVGYRNEKYENFGKVSARLDDIANYIPARITALLIALLFLSKKAFLNFNKYGKKHESLNAGLPISAIALALDLKLGGPTSYFGKIKDKPYFGEGKEEITKEDVKKALNIKIRIDIFILFFLSLFTIFSY from the coding sequence TTGTATTTTTCTACTGCACTTATTGCTTACATTATTGACTACTTTTTTGCAGAATTTGAGAAAATCAAGTTCTTAAAACACCCTATAATTTTTATAGGAGATTATATAAAATGGTTTGAAAAGAGATTCTATTTGGATAATATTTATAGAGGGTTTATCCTTACACTAAGTTTGTTGTGTATAGTCTTTAGTATCACCTACATCTTTACACTTGTTGATAATGTTCTTTTTCAAGGATTTCTATGTTCTTTTGCAATTTCATCTAAAATGCTCTATGAAAGTGTAAAAAATGTTATAAACTCTTCAAATCCAAAATATGCAATTTCAATGCTTGTTAGCAGGGATACAAAAGAGATGAAACAGAGTGAAATAAACAAAGCAGCAATTGAGACTTATGCAGAAAATTTAAGTGATGGAGTGATAGCTCCACTTTTTTATATGATCTGTTTTGGTCTTGTTGGAGCCTTTATTTACAAAGCAATAAATACACTTGATTCTATGGTTGGATATAGAAATGAAAAGTATGAAAACTTTGGAAAAGTATCCGCAAGACTTGATGATATTGCAAACTATATTCCAGCTAGAATTACGGCACTTTTGATAGCCCTACTTTTTCTATCAAAAAAGGCTTTTTTAAACTTTAATAAATATGGGAAAAAACATGAAAGTTTAAATGCTGGACTTCCAATCTCTGCCATAGCTTTGGCTTTAGATTTAAAACTTGGAGGGCCAACTTCTTATTTTGGAAAAATAAAAGATAAACCCTACTTTGGAGAGGGAAAAGAAGAGATAACAAAAGAGGATGTAAAAAAAGCTTTAAATATAAAAATACGAATAGATATTTTTATACTATTTTTTCTATCTCTTTTTACTATTTTTTCTTATTAA
- a CDS encoding precorrin-3B C(17)-methyltransferase, whose protein sequence is MANRLYIVSSGAGGTSYITPEAKKALKECEVVVSYSKYAKELKELIEGKEIYTSGMTHEIERCNQAIEYAKQGKTTCIVSNGDANVYGMATLIVEIIDEKELWDEIELISLPGVTSFLAAASKVGAPISQDFSIISLSDRLTDINLIDKRVKAALACDFILGIYNPKSKKRVLPYQNFLKALEDGYQDRIAIIASNVGREEKEKITITTAKDLITQDINHEAVSMSTLIIICNSNTRLTKNGKVLTPRGYLNKYELSGELK, encoded by the coding sequence ATGGCGAATAGATTATATATAGTTAGTTCAGGTGCAGGAGGAACATCATACATCACACCAGAAGCAAAAAAAGCGTTAAAAGAGTGTGAGGTTGTAGTTTCATATAGTAAATATGCAAAAGAGCTAAAAGAGTTAATAGAAGGCAAAGAGATATATACTTCAGGGATGACTCACGAAATAGAGAGATGTAACCAAGCAATTGAGTATGCTAAGCAAGGGAAAACCACTTGTATCGTATCAAATGGCGATGCAAATGTATATGGAATGGCAACACTAATAGTTGAAATTATTGATGAAAAAGAGTTATGGGATGAGATTGAACTTATTTCACTTCCTGGAGTTACCTCATTTTTAGCAGCAGCAAGTAAAGTTGGAGCACCTATTTCACAAGATTTTTCTATTATTTCCCTATCTGATAGACTTACAGATATAAATCTAATAGACAAAAGAGTAAAAGCAGCTCTTGCTTGTGACTTTATTCTAGGAATTTATAACCCAAAATCTAAAAAAAGAGTTCTTCCTTACCAAAACTTTTTAAAAGCTTTAGAAGATGGATATCAAGATAGAATTGCAATCATTGCTTCAAATGTGGGAAGAGAGGAAAAAGAGAAAATCACCATAACAACAGCAAAAGATTTGATAACTCAAGATATAAATCATGAAGCAGTATCTATGTCAACGCTTATAATTATTTGTAACTCAAATACAAGATTAACAAAAAATGGCAAAGTCTTAACACCAAGGGGATATTTAAACAAATATGAACTTTCTGGAGAGTTAAAATAA
- a CDS encoding TonB-dependent receptor plug domain-containing protein, which translates to MGKKKITTSVVATLLLATNLLSEELGTITVVSATKSEQSIKDITSNVEVISREELEERHFTTVAEALNSVSGLTFTSNGGLGSTTSLYLRGMGSNRVLVLIDGINYKDPSNTSGASIQHLMMNDIERIEVIKGAQSGIWGADAAAGVINIITKKAKKGFSGTINSEYGSYDTRKFGTALYYGSEKFDVKFTANKIESNGFTTMLPKGENRNNYENDGYENRTVTFGTTYYINDDSKISFGIKDINAFAQYDTANGNDTNMKSDVDTTLYNLNYSQKIENHNLNLKYELSKFKRYEIGTAGSIWGESVLEFEGKTQNIELSDTYSYLNKDFLIYGFGANKSEVDYLLTDNSKNSDDSKSKFIYLTNTNSFNDKFILTQSLRFDSYNNFDDELTGKIGAKYNFTKDLAFKTNYGTAYNVPSIMQELNPWGTANSNLQPEKSQSFDIGFEYKEFSFTYFESKVKDLISWESATSRYLNQNGKSKFKGIEFAYKKLLTEDTLLGFNYTLQSAKDEDGDDLARRAKELYKASIDYYGFDKFHINVNAEYIGDRYDNSSKTIQTGNYGIVNSVINYEASRTLSLYLKVDNMFGTNYQTVNGYATAGLSAYAGIKVTF; encoded by the coding sequence ATGGGAAAGAAAAAAATAACTACAAGTGTAGTTGCTACACTTTTATTAGCAACAAATCTACTATCAGAAGAACTTGGAACAATTACTGTTGTAAGTGCTACTAAATCAGAACAATCAATCAAAGATATTACTTCAAATGTTGAAGTTATTTCAAGGGAAGAGCTTGAAGAGAGACATTTTACTACAGTTGCAGAAGCTTTAAATAGTGTGAGTGGTTTGACATTTACTTCAAATGGTGGTTTAGGATCAACTACAAGTCTTTATTTAAGAGGAATGGGTTCAAATAGAGTTTTAGTATTAATTGATGGAATAAATTATAAAGATCCTTCAAATACAAGTGGAGCATCAATTCAACATTTAATGATGAATGATATTGAAAGAATTGAAGTAATAAAAGGTGCACAAAGTGGTATTTGGGGTGCTGATGCAGCTGCTGGAGTAATTAATATTATTACAAAAAAAGCAAAAAAGGGATTTAGTGGAACTATAAATAGCGAATATGGCTCATACGATACAAGAAAATTTGGAACAGCTTTATATTATGGCAGTGAGAAATTTGATGTGAAATTTACAGCAAACAAAATAGAGTCAAATGGTTTTACTACAATGCTTCCAAAAGGTGAAAATAGAAACAACTATGAAAATGATGGTTATGAAAATAGAACTGTTACTTTTGGAACAACATATTATATAAATGATGACTCAAAAATCTCTTTTGGTATTAAAGATATTAATGCTTTTGCCCAGTATGATACAGCAAATGGTAATGATACAAATATGAAAAGTGATGTTGATACGACTTTGTATAATCTAAATTACTCTCAAAAAATAGAAAACCATAACTTAAATTTAAAATATGAACTCTCAAAATTTAAAAGATATGAGATAGGTACAGCTGGCTCAATCTGGGGTGAATCAGTTTTAGAATTTGAAGGAAAAACTCAAAATATAGAGCTTAGTGATACTTACAGTTATCTAAATAAAGATTTTTTGATATATGGATTTGGTGCTAATAAAAGCGAAGTTGATTATCTTTTAACAGATAATTCAAAAAATAGTGATGATAGTAAATCAAAGTTTATCTATCTTACAAATACAAATAGTTTTAATGATAAATTTATTTTAACTCAAAGTCTAAGATTTGACTCATATAATAACTTTGATGATGAGCTTACAGGGAAAATTGGAGCAAAGTATAATTTTACAAAGGATTTAGCATTTAAAACAAACTATGGAACAGCTTATAATGTTCCAAGTATAATGCAAGAGTTAAATCCTTGGGGAACAGCAAATAGTAATTTGCAACCTGAAAAGTCACAGAGTTTTGATATAGGGTTTGAGTATAAAGAGTTCTCTTTTACATACTTTGAATCAAAAGTAAAAGATTTAATCTCTTGGGAGAGTGCAACTTCAAGATATCTAAATCAAAATGGAAAGTCAAAATTTAAAGGGATAGAGTTTGCCTATAAAAAACTACTCACAGAAGATACTCTTTTAGGCTTTAACTATACTTTACAAAGTGCTAAAGATGAAGATGGAGATGATTTAGCAAGAAGAGCAAAAGAGCTTTATAAAGCTAGTATTGATTATTATGGTTTTGATAAATTTCATATTAATGTAAATGCAGAATATATTGGAGACAGATATGATAACAGTTCTAAAACTATTCAAACGGGAAATTATGGAATAGTTAACAGTGTTATTAATTATGAAGCTTCAAGAACTCTATCTTTATATCTAAAAGTTGATAATATGTTTGGTACAAATTATCAAACAGTTAACGGTTATGCAACAGCTGGACTTAGTGCATACGCAGGTATAAAGGTAACATTTTAG
- a CDS encoding FecCD family ABC transporter permease: MKIILYILALLLVLCAPFIGENSIVFSDIFDNSSSSYMIFWDLRVSRIILAFFIGGILSLSGLIFQTLFKNILITPYTLGIASGTTLFTALSIVFLPGFALYISGIFGSFITIMVLYLISKIVNRNSMLASTNAILLIGIALSFFYSSALMLVFFLSTLQENYTIVRFTLGSLDIVGFKIPLIISFVAILFYLFVNSYKKELKLLLISNDMAFLKGLNVNRVNLALLVVVSIAVGVSISFVGPIGFIGLIIPHTIRLIYKKSSHKLIFPVFFYGGVFLVLSDLIARNLNTASTMPIGVVTSFIGAPFFIYLLIRKNSKKR; encoded by the coding sequence ATGAAAATAATACTATATATCTTGGCTCTTTTACTTGTGCTTTGTGCACCTTTTATTGGAGAAAATAGTATTGTATTTAGTGATATTTTTGATAACAGTTCAAGTAGTTATATGATTTTTTGGGATTTAAGAGTCTCTAGAATTATTTTGGCTTTTTTTATTGGAGGTATATTAAGTTTAAGTGGGCTTATTTTTCAAACTCTTTTTAAAAATATTCTAATTACTCCTTATACTTTAGGAATTGCTAGTGGAACTACACTTTTTACAGCTTTATCTATTGTTTTTTTACCAGGCTTTGCCCTTTATATTTCAGGAATCTTTGGTTCTTTTATTACAATTATGGTTTTATATCTAATCTCAAAAATAGTAAACAGAAACTCAATGTTAGCCTCAACAAATGCTATTTTGCTTATTGGGATTGCTTTGTCATTTTTTTATTCATCAGCTTTGATGTTGGTTTTCTTTTTAAGTACATTGCAAGAAAACTACACAATAGTAAGATTTACCCTTGGAAGTTTGGATATCGTTGGTTTTAAAATACCACTTATAATCTCTTTTGTAGCAATACTTTTTTATCTGTTTGTAAATAGTTATAAAAAAGAGTTAAAACTACTTTTAATCTCAAATGATATGGCTTTTTTAAAGGGTTTAAATGTAAATAGAGTAAATCTAGCTCTTTTGGTTGTGGTTTCAATAGCTGTGGGAGTTAGTATTAGCTTTGTAGGTCCAATAGGATTTATAGGTCTTATTATTCCTCATACCATTAGACTTATATATAAAAAGAGTTCCCACAAACTTATTTTCCCTGTATTTTTTTATGGGGGAGTTTTTTTGGTTCTTTCAGACTTAATTGCAAGAAATCTAAATACTGCTTCAACTATGCCAATTGGAGTAGTAACTTCATTTATTGGAGCACCATTTTTTATATATCTTTTAATAAGAAAAAATAGTAAAAAGAGATAG
- a CDS encoding aminotransferase class I/II-fold pyridoxal phosphate-dependent enzyme: protein MKEFQHGGDIDSFVKELKCKKEEIIDLSSNINFLKPKLNIDFNKVDISFYANYEKLYKTVAKHYKVKKSNLELFNGASRAIFSLFDSLGLKECFIYSPAYLEYKKAAKLFGYKINLINRFENLKKEIKKGSLVIFANPSTPEGTFYKLEELFQVWAKNECTILIDESFLEFTKESSAIRFLKEYKKLYILKSMTKFYSCAGVRVGTIISDKKNIKQLKEKEPKWKLSTFDMNYIIEALKDKTFVSNSLEQNSKNKELLKSILNNYSFIEKVYESDANFLLLKLKNIDAKTMQKHLKKYKIMIRDCSNFDFLDSTFVRVAIKDKSSILKLKKALDRI, encoded by the coding sequence ATGAAAGAGTTTCAACATGGTGGAGATATAGACTCTTTTGTAAAAGAGTTAAAGTGTAAAAAGGAAGAGATTATAGATCTCTCTTCAAATATCAACTTTTTAAAACCAAAACTAAATATTGATTTTAACAAAGTTGATATAAGTTTTTATGCTAATTATGAAAAGCTTTATAAAACAGTTGCAAAGCACTACAAAGTTAAAAAGTCAAATTTAGAGCTTTTTAACGGTGCTAGTAGAGCTATTTTCTCTTTATTTGACTCATTGGGTCTAAAAGAGTGTTTTATCTACTCTCCTGCTTATTTGGAGTATAAAAAGGCAGCAAAACTTTTTGGATATAAAATAAATCTAATTAATAGATTTGAAAATCTAAAAAAAGAGATTAAAAAAGGCTCTTTGGTTATCTTTGCAAATCCTTCAACACCTGAGGGAACATTCTATAAACTAGAAGAGTTATTTCAAGTGTGGGCAAAAAATGAGTGCACAATTTTAATCGATGAGAGTTTTTTAGAGTTTACAAAAGAGAGCTCTGCAATAAGATTTTTAAAAGAGTATAAGAAACTTTATATTCTAAAATCAATGACAAAGTTTTACTCTTGCGCAGGAGTTAGAGTTGGAACAATTATCTCAGATAAAAAAAATATAAAACAGTTAAAAGAGAAAGAGCCAAAATGGAAACTCTCAACTTTTGATATGAACTATATTATTGAAGCTTTAAAAGATAAAACTTTTGTTTCTAATAGCTTAGAACAAAATAGTAAAAATAAAGAGCTTCTAAAAAGCATTTTAAATAACTATTCTTTCATTGAAAAAGTTTATGAAAGTGATGCAAATTTTCTTCTTTTGAAGCTAAAAAATATTGATGCAAAAACTATGCAAAAACATCTAAAAAAATACAAAATTATGATTCGTGATTGCTCCAACTTTGATTTTCTAGATTCAACTTTTGTAAGAGTTGCCATCAAAGACAAAAGTTCAATTTTAAAGCTAAAAAAAGCTTTGGATAGGATCTGA
- a CDS encoding cobalt-precorrin 5A hydrolase yields the protein MSSRLNIAIVSINQPSLDSASKLLEYLTDFNVDIYGKEDLKHNLKKFQSYEKIDTVLENGWKRYDAIICILAMGIVVRKIAPLLKSKASDPAIIVMSMDLLKIVPLLSGHIGGANELSDLIASRIEGCLNFISTATDQTKTFAFDMFAKRNNLEIENLKCLAKISNSLLNKKEIEVKTYENIFKTIPNKTNLKRVEEQSSELCVNITPFKDENLTLKPKVYLGLGCNRDTSLKEIEEAFFLFLDKNNLKKEQIENIASFEAKSDEKGLLEFALKYNFDIKFFKEEQINSLEREFSPSQATKFFNLKGVAEPSAILVSKYRELILKKEVYNKKITIAGAV from the coding sequence ATGAGCAGTAGATTAAATATTGCAATAGTATCAATAAATCAACCAAGTCTAGACTCTGCTTCTAAACTTTTGGAGTATTTAACTGACTTTAATGTGGATATATATGGGAAAGAGGATTTAAAACACAATCTAAAAAAATTTCAAAGCTATGAAAAAATTGATACAGTATTAGAAAATGGCTGGAAAAGATATGATGCTATCATTTGTATTCTTGCAATGGGAATTGTTGTAAGAAAAATTGCTCCTTTGTTAAAAAGTAAAGCAAGTGATCCAGCAATTATAGTAATGAGTATGGATTTGTTAAAAATTGTACCCCTTTTAAGTGGTCATATTGGTGGAGCAAATGAGTTAAGTGATTTAATAGCTTCAAGAATAGAAGGATGTCTAAACTTTATTTCAACTGCAACAGATCAGACAAAAACCTTTGCTTTTGATATGTTTGCGAAGAGAAACAATCTAGAGATAGAAAACCTAAAGTGTTTGGCAAAAATCTCAAACTCTTTATTAAATAAAAAAGAGATAGAAGTTAAAACTTATGAAAATATTTTTAAAACAATACCTAATAAAACAAATCTAAAAAGAGTAGAGGAACAAAGTTCTGAACTATGCGTAAATATAACTCCATTTAAAGATGAAAATTTAACTTTAAAACCTAAAGTATATTTAGGACTTGGTTGTAATAGAGATACAAGTTTAAAAGAGATAGAAGAGGCTTTTTTTCTATTTTTAGATAAAAACAACTTAAAAAAAGAGCAGATAGAAAATATAGCTTCATTTGAAGCAAAGAGTGATGAAAAAGGACTATTAGAGTTTGCTTTAAAATACAATTTTGATATTAAATTTTTTAAAGAAGAGCAGATAAACTCACTTGAAAGAGAGTTTTCCCCTTCTCAAGCTACAAAGTTTTTTAATCTAAAAGGAGTAGCTGAACCCTCAGCTATTTTAGTATCAAAATATAGAGAATTAATCCTCAAAAAAGAGGTATATAACAAAAAAATTACAATTGCAGGAGCAGTATAA
- a CDS encoding ABC transporter substrate-binding protein codes for MKKTLLLIFIFSNIFASSRIVTLSPSLNEIVFALGCGEDIVANTLYSDYPKESKKIPKVGGYASLSLEKIVLAKPSLVLVQDYDEELLDKLKKLGLNFHSFRTDNLNSIKNTIRSIGKILKKESRAEELILDINNSLESIKNIVENRKIMIVISPKLELDRSIYISGNNLYFNDIINYSGNSNAYSSKSNNQPVVNVEKIIKMNPDIVILLAPFMRSLGLKKEQLISPWENLPIRATKDNNIYVIDKDYAGIPSNRVINFIEDFKEVLEDVKSR; via the coding sequence ATGAAAAAAACTCTTCTTTTAATCTTTATTTTTTCAAATATTTTTGCCTCTTCAAGAATAGTTACCCTCTCTCCTTCTTTAAATGAGATAGTTTTTGCTCTAGGATGTGGAGAAGATATTGTTGCAAATACTTTATATAGTGATTATCCAAAAGAGTCTAAAAAAATCCCAAAGGTAGGAGGCTATGCCTCTTTATCTTTGGAAAAAATTGTTTTGGCAAAACCCTCTTTAGTTCTTGTGCAAGATTATGATGAAGAGCTTTTAGACAAACTAAAAAAACTTGGTTTAAATTTTCATAGTTTTAGAACAGATAATCTAAATTCAATAAAAAACACAATAAGAAGTATTGGAAAAATTTTAAAAAAAGAGAGCAGGGCAGAAGAGCTGATTTTAGATATAAATAACTCTTTGGAAAGTATAAAAAACATAGTTGAAAATAGAAAAATCATGATAGTAATAAGTCCCAAATTAGAACTTGATAGGTCAATTTATATCTCAGGGAATAATCTATATTTTAATGATATTATAAATTACTCTGGAAATAGCAATGCATATAGCTCAAAGAGTAATAATCAACCAGTAGTAAATGTAGAGAAAATCATAAAAATGAATCCTGATATAGTAATACTTTTAGCTCCTTTTATGCGCTCTTTAGGTTTAAAAAAAGAGCAGTTGATTTCCCCTTGGGAAAATCTTCCTATTAGAGCCACAAAAGATAATAACATCTATGTTATTGATAAAGATTACGCAGGAATACCAAGCAATAGAGTAATAAATTTTATAGAAGATTTTAAAGAAGTGTTAGAAGATGTTAAAAGTAGATAA